A window from Heteronotia binoei isolate CCM8104 ecotype False Entrance Well chromosome 15, APGP_CSIRO_Hbin_v1, whole genome shotgun sequence encodes these proteins:
- the LOC132584275 gene encoding keratin, type I cytoskeletal 19-like — protein sequence MSFNTKQSTTTVYTRPRSSNGSTRESGVRVVSAARDASPAPGSARCSISGRSFSSYGDGMSRASGMDGFERVRSSRGIIDGGYGFSAGSSRYGHVAGCGFGVCNEAPLISCDEKMTMQNLNDRLASYLDKVRGLEEENMELEGKIREWYEQQGPLYDQKDYSSYYQQIEDLKNQIICATVDNSKLVLDIDNNRMTADDFRLKYETELALSQNVEADINGLRQVLDQLTLCRSDLEMQLESLREELCCLKKNHEEEVKELKSQANRDVSVEVNSCPGPDLKKILEDMRCQYETMIENNRREVEQWYENKMEEVNREVTNSSKEFEDCNNQVIDLKRQLQTLEIDLQAQLSLRDSLQGSLAETECRYNNHLAEIQNQISCVEQQLAELRAEMECQNREYRELLDVKCRLEQEIQTYRSLLEGSQEDIVNRSSTKTGGFSRQPSGSHRSPSSPSRSQPLVTDIKAYVR from the exons ATGAGCTTCAACACCAAACAGAGCACCACTACGGTGTACACCAGACCAAGAAGCAGCAACGGTAGCACCAGAGAGAGTGGTGTCAGGGTTGTTTCAGCAGCCAGAGATGCATCTCCTGCCCCAGGCAGTGCTAGATGCAGCATCTCTGGGAGAAGCTTTAGTAGTTATGGTGATGGGATGAGTAGAGCAAGTGGCATGGATGGCTTTGAAAGAGTAAGGAGCAGTAGGGGTATCATAGATGGTGGTTATGGGTTCAGCGCTGGCAGCTCCCGCTATGGGCATGTTGCCGGTTGCGGATTTGGTGTTTGCAATGAGGCACCCCTGATCTCCTGCGATGAAAAGATGACCATGCAGAACCTCAACGACCGCTTGGCCTCTTACCTGGACAAGGTGCGAGGCCTGGAGGAGGAGAACATGGAGCTGGAGGGCAAAATCCGGGAATGGTATGAGCAACAAGGACCTCTCTATGACCAAAAGGATTACAGCAGTTACTATCAGCAAATTGAAGACCTGAAAAACCAG ATAATTTGTGCTACAGTGGATAACAGCAAGCTTGTTCTGGATATTGATAATAACCGGATGACTGCAGATGACTTTAGACTGAA GTATGAGACCGAGCTGGCTCTCAGCCAGAATGTGGAAGCAGACATCAATGGATTACGCCAAGTCCTGGATCAACTGACCCTTTGCCGGTCTGATCTGGAGATGCAACTTGAGTCCCTCCGGGAAGAGCTGTGTTGCCTCAAGAAGAACCACGAGGAG gaAGTAAAGGAGTTGAAGAGTCAAGCCAATAGAGACGTCAGTGTGGAAGTCAATTCTTGCCCAGGTCCAGACCTGAAGAAGATTTTGGAAGATATGAGATGCCAATATGAAACCATGATTGAGAATAATCGCAGAGAAGTTGAGCAGTGGTATGAAAATAAG ATGGAGGAAGTGAATCGGGAGGTCACCAATAGTAGCAAGGAATTTGAAGATTGCAACAACCAAGTCATTGATCTGAAACGCCAGCTGCAGACCTTGGAAATAGACCTTCAGGCCCAGCTTAGCCTG AGAGACTCGCTGCAAGGTTCTTTGGCCGAGACCGAATGTCGCTACAACAACCACTTGGCTGAAATACAGAACCAGATTTCATGCGTGGAGCAGCAGTTGGCGGAGCTGAGGGCAGAGATGGAGTGCCAGAACCGCGAGTACAGAGAGCTGCTGGACGTTAAGTGTCGCCTGGAACAGGAGATCCAGACGTACCGCAGCCTGCTAGAGGGCAGCCAGGAGGACATTGT CAACCGCAGTAGCACCAAAACAGGAGGATTTTCCAGACAACCAAGTGGGAGTCACAGAAGCCCCAGCTCTCCTAGCCGTTCCCAGCCATTGGTGACTGACATCAAAG CATACGTCAGATAA